Within Simkaniaceae bacterium, the genomic segment TCTTTCTATCAAGAACTTTTTGATTTCACAAAATGTTACTCCTTTATTTCTCCCTCTTTTCTAAAAGAAATACTCTCAAACGGCTCAATATCACCCGAAACCAAAAATAAGTGCTTGAAATTGCTCTTAAGCATTCTTGAAGTCAACCCGGATCAAGCATATCACAATATATTTTCAAGCTTTTGCCGTGATTATATTCGTCGTAATGGAGTTGAAGCGGCAACCACCTTCTTTTCTTCTCCTGAAAGAGCGTCTCTATGTTACAACGTTTCTCAATTAGACCTTTCCGGCCTTAGGCTCAATTCTAAACACGCATCTGAATTTCCCAAGCTTTTCCCAAATTTAACAGTACTTCATGCCGCAGAAACAGGCGTCACCTCCCTACCTGACACTTTGACAGCCTTAACTGAATTAGACATCTCATACAATACAGGCATCACCTCCCTACCTGAGACTTTGACTGCCTTACCTACATTACACATCTAGGGCAATAGAGGATTTGATGCCGACTCCTTAAGACCCTTCACTGCTCTTGAGTCACTTGAGGTCGAAAACACAGGCATCACCTCCCTACCGTAACCGGGAAATAAGCCCACCTATTTAAAAATCGTTCTGTAGGACACCCTTTTGGATAAATAAAAAAAGGAGATGATATGCCCGGGCCAAGTTCTAAAGAGAAGATACTCGAATGGGAAAAGAGAGTTCATGACCAAAAAGAGAGTGGTCTCACCATCGCAAAGTGGTGTCAACTCAATCAAATAAGACCCCATGTCTTTGACTATTGGAAGAAAAAACTCTCTTCATATCCAAAACTTGATCGATCTATTTAAGGGCTATTCTCTGAAGACTTGTAAAAAAAGTCACTTCTAAAGAAGACTATACCACCGCATAAAAAAATGATTGAGGTAGGGGGGGGCGTTGCCTGATTATTCTGTCACTTTTAGGCGAAAGCGAGGGAAAAGACTGATTGCGTATAAAGGATAATTAACAAGCTTTCCATCAAGGGAAAAATTTCTTAAAGAAGCCCGAGACAATACTAAGGGAGGATGTTCTTCTTTGGAAAATTTGCTATCATATACTGTAAGGCTTTTCTTTTTTTTGGAGAAACCGGCCTTTACCTCAAGAGGGAAAATATGATGCTCTGTGGAAATGACAAAATCTACTTCTGCGATCCCCTCACTTGTCCAATAATAGAGTTCATCAAAATGCTTATCATGAAGCTCTATCGCTACAAAATTTTCAACTAAAGCTCCTTTGAATTCTTGAAAAAGTTGGTCGCCTTCTAAAATAATTCCGGGATCCAGCTTACTCATTGTCCCAAGCAAGCCCACATCCAGTAAAAACACCTTGAATGCTTGCTTATCCGAATAAGCATCCAAGGGTAGCTTGGGAGTCGAAAGATGATTAGCCTTGACGATGAGTCCGGCACTCTTTAGCCACTGTAAGGATGTTTCAAATCCCCTAGCTCTAGCGCTTTTGCGAATTGCCGAAAAAATGAATTTTTTATTCTCTTTAGCTAATTGACTAGGGACAGAGTCCCAGATAGCCATAATTTTCATTACCTCATCTTTTGGCGCATGTTTTGCAAAATCTAATATATAGGCATCGAGAATTTCTTTTTGTACCACCCTGACTTGGCTTAGATTTTCTGTTTTCAAATAGGTAGCAACAGCTTCCGGCATACCCCCTATAATAAAATAATATTTTAAAAGAGAGGTTAATTTGTTATGAAATATTTCTGATATTGGTTTTGGAGCATCCATTTCTTCGAGCATTATAGACAACTCTTGCTCACCGAGTGCAGTCAAAAATTCAAAAAAATTCAATGGAGCAAGATCGAGGAAATTGACTTTACCCACAGGAAATCCCTTCGTCAACTTTACTCCAAGTAAAGAACCGGCCGTAGCTAAATGATACTCATTCTTTTTTTCACAAAAATATTTCAGGCATGCTAAAGCTTGAGGACATTCCTGAATTTCGTCTAATACGATAAGTGTAGAACCGGGATTAATCTTTTTTTTAAAAAATATGGTGAGTTCCCTGATAATTCTGTCGGGATCTAAATCTTCGTTAAAAAAACTTGCGAAGTGAGGCGTTTCATCAAAATTGATATAGATATGATCCTCATACTCCCGTTTTGCAAATTCGGTCAAAATATACGTTTTGCCTACTTGGCGAGCTCCCCTTAACACCAACGGTTTACGCAAATCTGAACTTTTCCACTGAATTAATTTTTGATAAAATTCTCTTTCCATAAGCTTATGTTGCTTTTTTAACCATTATTATTCAACAGTATGTTCAGAAAACGTGATATTTTCACAAAAATACGTCAATTTTTTTGTCATTTTTCACAAAAAAATGAATGAAACATAGAGAAAATGGGTTATACCCTCATTTTTAGTGATTTACACACGAAACTCTATTTAAAATAATTATTGTAATTAACATTCAACATTTAGTTTTTAATAAATATTAAGATTGATATAATCATAACATTATTAAATAAAATCAGATAATATATGTACCCTCCAAGATTAGCCTCCATGCCCGTTTCTGATGGGATTATCCGTCCAATCCCACAAAAACCATCTTCTTCGAGACTTCCATCTTTCAGTCACATCCTAAATCCATGTGCTACGGGCCAAACAAAACCTATCCTTATCCCACTATCGCCCCGCGATGTCGTTTCATCCCTTGATGAAGGAAAATATAAACTTACGCTGACAAAAAATAGCTCATCAGGACAGATTTACGTACAGCTTCATAAATATGAAGAAGAGGCCTCACCCTCTTTCCGCAGCCTGCCAACCGTTTTTGCAATCCCTCCTGAAAAGGCTCACCTCATCTCTTCTTCACCCTTTTTTGGAGCATTGATTAACCCGGCCGGAGACGTTTTCACCCCTATCATCAATATCACTAA encodes:
- a CDS encoding AAA family ATPase, with amino-acid sequence MEREFYQKLIQWKSSDLRKPLVLRGARQVGKTYILTEFAKREYEDHIYINFDETPHFASFFNEDLDPDRIIRELTIFFKKKINPGSTLIVLDEIQECPQALACLKYFCEKKNEYHLATAGSLLGVKLTKGFPVGKVNFLDLAPLNFFEFLTALGEQELSIMLEEMDAPKPISEIFHNKLTSLLKYYFIIGGMPEAVATYLKTENLSQVRVVQKEILDAYILDFAKHAPKDEVMKIMAIWDSVPSQLAKENKKFIFSAIRKSARARGFETSLQWLKSAGLIVKANHLSTPKLPLDAYSDKQAFKVFLLDVGLLGTMSKLDPGIILEGDQLFQEFKGALVENFVAIELHDKHFDELYYWTSEGIAEVDFVISTEHHIFPLEVKAGFSKKKKSLTVYDSKFSKEEHPPLVLSRASLRNFSLDGKLVNYPLYAISLFPRFRLKVTE